A part of Chanodichthys erythropterus isolate Z2021 chromosome 4, ASM2448905v1, whole genome shotgun sequence genomic DNA contains:
- the LOC137019326 gene encoding apolipoprotein B-100-like yields MGSMNLYLLLLLGTYAIAQQEIESNSHPGCHLSKRFKIYKKYTYRYEAEIQNRVTGTSPLMNGPKLSCKVEIDVPVACSFELQTSECSLTEVVGTDANGAPIYSPAAEAQAFQSAMEKNVLKFVVEGETGVTLYPEGDETNILNFKRGIISALIVPVMEKEESKDMVTVHGICATDVKVNTKEDMSTDVTITRDLSGCDTFKTQRSHTSPIAIITGLQYPLSKLIGSTQTCNYKFDNQMKHMTSATCTEKHIFLPFSYQNKYGISSLVKQILTLQETSKINDRVFDYRSAYPKDLALEAIEDKAPIQTSEALLFIFRELKSMNEKPDRQLRANKFQSLVSELRGLEHEVLQQTITQMVEEDKLLTWQALTQCGTPECGNAMFSILKTFDTDAIEVDAAVYALGMMHSPTGLLVKDILEIAHTKQSKPIMYALSNAVRRHFRTEGQLTSEILEVYNFITSILGADCAGEKDLTYLTLRVIGNMGEAMEAADPNMKTTLLKCMRQPATTLSVQMSAIQAFRRMSVTPEVRSNIQRVALYAKGAVQKRLAAYLLLMKKPESSDLEVVKKILTQDQNVQVKSFVASHVYNIIHSRDPEIQELGKRIVEVMQDDEVLTHSNYTLLSRNYKMDIFMPGKDVMGSSTQGSIIFDPSSQLPREVMLETTLKAFSYNLEFMEFGMDGKGFEPTVETLFGSNGFFPDTISKAMYWVGDKMPNKINEVLQEWVDPLRTEKTKRQVSENIIREMVRNFNKLAKDLYNQDSPEAMAYLRIMGNELGYIKSTNELSAIVDRMATYIQALKYSPAWITKVLMSGDQSIFAHYIFMDNEFFLPTASGFPLKFALSGTFAPGVEGGLHMEPGRHELSFSPSMAVEFVTRMGVHIPKFVVSAVEMHTNMFHESSFNAKITKGDGQIKLSIPAPKGTTEIFRVSNKLVMVSKTTVTLVPDTGDRTARAHCSPLISGINYCTTIVNSRAERNSPYFPLNGESNFVLGIQPTGDITEYTATIAYELLNEGKEGRQKVDSLKMILKAEGDKHTEASATIKYNRNKNILTTSIAIPDYDIEAGIKVGVTDSFAKGKKITIDISNKNIHQFSLIGRAKLETMKDGLLEAQLIVPSLNTEGILTATLNCVEDLTLELKSNIKLPETNSVQRITFQYAKDEMKMEIKSDIESEIQKLMPNATPLQRHLDQVFDDIMEHKVVKTDMKLRHIYAKLWEAYHIWMGKIASDVPYLQTLRENIPELVIPSMPERVFMNTESMFKYKFNKDRITFTIPLPLGGKTSKDLKIPPTMATPDLTMPQIGLMLPSKQFSLPTFSIPSSYDLSVPLLGMVEVSAKVSTNFYDIEADFFGGNNTVNESSYIAGYKVVANSPLELLAFTVEGTAQTARISEDTAKFDIISYLKHKLLDANFSLMETVQITDAVKTTGKYKIEAFSPLGMQMSMMYTTQALVSSEITGDGSLDGSLKVGSMSASTTAVQTFILQPKTKEAKAESTFRVRCPILQIVNKMKAAATNGELSFESNSDIVNDPVHHTTKFNIELREAQLTIKSDSVTKANKRKLQNQVDFTATMKEVTLRIESQADEGTNRGFSQLAGSLNTQGLELNTEATISFAANHASNKGTLSFTKDGLTTSCTTTAQASSLTFENIFFGGITTTGATMSVSTKGTVHENSAELNVEGRLASSEVYLKSMYEGDIFNVNTRNRINFKLNEDGLNLSNNLIASHQEMKIENTDSLILNLKSLVISSKSDNFLNENNFYKHNIAVDIHDFIASLNVKNELKVIGVNFNCDAQMMAEPYKMEVTGNLKGAFGEEELRHTYEITYVDQTATAKCSTNGKLLGTQMTQNSAFEIVGFSTKFNNEVRFISPSLRLESNILTKAEPFSMNVVSSFNSDGVLNLYGKHSGQVKSMLLIQAESKSYSHKHECKASTSHQLNNGNSIETNFEHKITSAITPQQQNFNMNMKSTLNDHAFDHSLEIFNTPKNIGIALKDTLSTNLLNKVNDNQEFAITSALQYEKNSDFIYLPFIEKLPVLIREVKSSMLTMKDRSIELLHGIDDKYDITATLNTKGTELSQVIENFDVDMFLDDVRLFASYMTAVVTEMGKNLHSVSNLIDSLDQRTGIITKINEIFSKIDKFLAEYEIEAMVEKIIDDAVDLMKQYELRETMQSAANYLNSLDIKPVFERIFRHINDLKKQLNTKVNTKINEMIAYDFHTLAAEVKQIATDLIRVPCFGMLHGEIEIKSSEHTLKTNAELKNSTDKITANLNSQFQTPIDLLAYTFDATAHLNIPKMKELSLTETVKANHMAFSLDHHGIMSINGVFAQVSSKTTAKATTEPYTADLVNNAFLSTENGFSCTLETSYNHGVNMPVANIFSEATLTQKAAAQLESGIFTLTLGNDGKGKYTILDYSDEGTHKSNLEIVMNVESIKLIFDGYTESSLLKMKQKVDAESSGLTQIKFNVHAETETPFFKRSIAAVKGQICLKQLIFELSGSHDAELIGKVEGTITNSINFKAVPFEIIFDTKNKKNTKLMLPFKLSSKVDLQNDMTLIMSPSAQQASWTVLARFNQYKYSHYMSMANGEKEIQISASVNGEADFNVLTLPINIPKLAIPFINKETLYVEKFSLWEDTGLKTILITPQQTFDMDAKLKYVKNNEMFNIQPVLNSVIGKIKIPIFATAKISSDIYECPYLAKIPLPSINKSIMIPVMGDLTYDFSVKTAMITMNTKAKILNQDELAAQFETQATSEFGVFNGKTSGSATFNMKSGMKLFTNLIVEHTYFENNYNGLLEANTEVSKAVISNTAKVNLPDVKFMLYHEFTGNSEEGLTVSVSSPSAGLLGLQLQSKNLFHHTGRLFGANPSEDNVDILKVDFVIKNSNKLSFQTQWNQELPSQILLWLKEKVASLKDLKDTITYYITAFYNGISKKYEKLESTIDHIKDQGKVMYKRAAEKIAAADLAGISSKISDNIVMILRAYQKNIQALLEAAISFMRDTQFQLPGHFEKLSGLEVYNKISVFIFDVIEEAITRVPEIFTSYTKAVIEHIREVEVTIPGSTHIITGRDMLDEFHVAFQKIQSQIITIVKGLRDVSFETILQKLSEILKLSVGKAEELLNTIKFQDLDKLSSWISKVFSDAVNSSILNEITEQAEKSRTIIEDYYKTFKAMAQDIFAEMTIEQLTEDIQAWVESIINRLEVLMNQITETLKDAIKNIQFYVRVSDTEMDVDIPLPFIWDFFSRMISYPCIKTLIS; encoded by the exons ATGGGGAGTATGAACCTCTACCTATTGCTGCTGCTTGGCACCTATGCCATAGCCC AGCAAGAAATTGAGTCCAATTCTCATCCAGGATGTCACT tatCTAAAAGATTTAAGATctacaaaaaatatacatatcGGTATGAAGCAGAAATCCAAAACAGGGTGACTGGGACCTCTCCTCTCATGAATGGCCCCAAATTGTCCTGCAAG GTCGAAATTGATGTGCCTGTGGCATGCAGCTTTGAGCTCCAGACAAGTGAGTGCTCCCTAACTGAGGTGGTTGGAACAGATGCAAATGGGGCGCCCATCTATTCACCTGCTGCTGAAGCCCAAGCCTTCCAATCTGCCATGGAAAA GAATGTACTGAAGTTTGTAGTTGAGGGTGAAACTGGTGTGACACTCTATCCTGAGGGTGATGAAACCAACATTTTGAACTTCAAGAGGGGTATCATCTCTGCTCTGATTGTGCCTGTCATGGAGAAGGAGGAGAGCAAAGACATG GTTACTGTCCATGGGATCTGTGCCACTGATGTCAAGGTCAATACCAAGGAAGATATGAGCACTGATGTCACCATCACTAGGGACCTGTCAGGATGTGATACTTTCAAAACCCAAAGAAGCCACACCAGCCCTATTGCCATCATCACTGGTTTG CAATACCCTCTGTCCAAGCTGATTGGCAGTACCCAGACCTGCAACTATAAGTTTGACAACCAGATGAAGCACATGACCTCTGCCACGTGCACAGAGAAGCACATATTCCTTCCCTTCTCTTACCA GAATAAGTATGGTATCTCTTCTCTTGTGAAACAAATCCTAACTCTTCAGGAAACCAGCAAGATCAATGACAGAGTTTTTGATTACC GATCTGCTTACCCCAAGGACTTGGCTCTAGAAGCAATAGAGGATAAAGCCCCAATCCAGACCTCTGAGGCTCTGCTCTTTATCTTCAGGGAGCTAAAATCCATGAATGAAAAACCAGATCGCCAGCTGAGGGCCAACAAGTTCCAGAGTTTGGTGTCTGAACTCCGTGGACTTGAGCATGAGGTTTTGCAGCAGACCATTACTCAGATGGTAGAGGAGGACAAACTCTTGACCTGGCAGGCTTTGACTCAGTGTGGCACCCCAGAGTGTGGTAATGCCATGTTCAGTATCCTGAAGACCTTTGACACTGATGCCATCGAAGTAGATGCTGCTGTCTATGCTCTAGGAATGATGCACAGCCCTACTGGCCTCTTGGTGAAAGACATATTGGAGATTGCCCACACCAAGCAGAGCAAGCCAATAATGTATGCTCTCAGCAATGCTGTAAGGCG GCACTTCCGAACTGAGGGCCAGCTCACCTCTGAGATTCTTGAGGTGTATAACTTCATTACCTCCATCCTTGGTGCTGACTGTGCTGGCGAGAAAGATCTGACCTACTTGACCTTAAGG GTGATTGGAAACATGGGTGAGGCTATGGAAGCAGCTGATCCCAACATGAAGACCACTCTGCTTAAGTGCATGAGACAGCCTGCCACCACCCTATCTGTCCAGATGTCTGCCATCCAGGCTTTTAGACGTATGTCTGTGACTCCTGAG GTCCGTTCCAACATTCAGAGAGTGGCCCTTTATGCCAAAGGTGCTGTTCAGAAGAGACTTGCTGCATATCTTCTCTTGATGAAAAAGCCAGAGTCAAGCGACCTGGAGGTTGTGAAGAAGATCCTTACCCAGGACCAGAATGTGCAAGTCAAGTCCTTTGTGGCTTCTCATGTCTACAACATTATTCATTCCAGGGATCCTGAAATTCAAGA GTTGGGCAAAAGGATAGTCGAGGTCATGCAGGATGATGAGGTGCTTACCCACTCAAACTACACTCTGCTTTCCCGTAACTATAAGATGGACATATTTATGCCAGGAAAGGATGTCATGGGCTCCAGCACGCAGGGAAGCATCATCTTTGATCCCAGCAGCCAGCTGCCCAGAGAGGTTATGCTTGAGACAACCCTAAAAGCCTTCAGTTACAACCTTGAATTTATGGAG TTTGGCATGGATGGCAAAGGATTTGAGCCAACTGTTGAGACTCTCTTTGGAAGCAATGGCTTCTTCCCTGATACAATTTCCAAGGCAATGTACTGGGTTGGGGACAAAATGCCAAATAAAATCAATGAGGTTCTGCAAGAATGGGTTGACCCTCTGAGAACAGAAAAAACTAAGAGACAG GTTTCTGAGAACATTATAAGGGAGATGGTGCGCAATTTTAACAAGCTTGCAAAGGACCTGTACAACCAGGACTCCCCAGAGGCCATGGCTTACTtaaggatcatgggaaatgaaTTGGGATACATCAAGAGTACCAATGAACTGTCAGCTATTGTTGATAGGATGGCCACATATATTCAGGCCCTCAAGTACTCACCTGCTTGG ATTACAAAGGTATTAATGTCTGGAGATCAAAGCATCTTTGCTCACTACATCTTTATGGATAATGAGTTCTTCCTTCCAACTGCCTCTGGATTCCCCCTGAAGTTTGCTCTGTCTGGGACTTTTGCACCTGGTGTTGAGGGTGGTCTGCACATGGAGCCTGGCAGG CATGAACTGTCTTTTTCTCCTTCCATGGCAGTAGAATTTGTCACCCGTATGGGAGTCCATATCCCCAAGTTTGTTGTCTCTGCTGTGGAAATGCACACTAATATGTTCCATGAAAGCTCTTTTAATGCCAAAATCACTAAAGGCGATGGTCAAATAAAGCTGTCTATCCCGGCACCTAAGGGTACTACCGAAATCTTCAGAGTCAG CAACAAGCTGGTGATGGTGTCCAAAACCACGGTCACACTTGTTCCTGACACAGGCGACAGGACTGCCAGAGCGCACTGCAGTCCCCTTATCTCTGGGATCAATTACTGCACCACCATAGTTAACTCTAGAGCTGAAAGAAATTCTCCATACTTTCCTCTCAATGGAGAGTCCAA TTTTGTTTTGGGTATCCAGCCCACCGGTGACATCACTGAGTACACTGCAACTATTGCCTACGAACTCTTGAATGAGGGCAAGGAAGGCCGCCAGAAAGTTGATTCTCtgaaaatgattttgaaagCAGAAG GTGATAAGCACACAGAGGCATCTGCTACTATTAAGTACAACAGGAACAAGAATATTCTCACCACCAGCATTGCGATTCCAGACTATGATATTGAGGCTGGAATCAAAGTTGGTGTCACTGACAGCTTTGCAAAGGGAAAGAAGATCACCATTGATATCTCCAACAAAAATATTCACCAGTTTTCTCTCATTGGTCGTGCAAA GCTTGAGACCATGAAAGATGGCTTGCTGGAAGCTCAGTTGATTGTGCCTTCACTTAACACTGAGGGCATTCTTACTGCCACTCTGAACTGTGTTGAAGATTTGACCTTGGAACTCAAGAGTAACATCAAGCTCCCAGAGACCAACTCTGTGCAGAGGATTACCTTCCAATATG CTAAAGATGAGATGAAGATGGAGATAAAGTCTGACATAGAGTCTGAGATACAGAAGCTGATGCCTAATGCAACACCTCTTCAGAGACACCTGGATCAGGTCTTTGATGACATCATGGAACATAAAGTTGTCAAGACTGACATGAAGCTCCGCCACATTTATGCAAAACTCTGGGAG GCTTACCACATTTGGATGGGTAAGATTGCTTCTGATGTGCCCTACCTTCAGACACTAAGAGAGAACATTCCTGAGTTGGTTATTCCATCTATGCCTGAGAGGGTGTTCATGAACAC TGAGAGCATGTTCAAATACAAGTTCAACAAAGATCGTATCACTTTCACCATTCCTTTGCCTCTTGGTGGAAAGACATCTAAGGACCTGAAAATCCCTCCCACCATGGCCACCCCTGACCTAACTATGCCTCAAATTGGTCTAATGCTGCCCTCTAAACAGTTCAGTCTACCCACCTTCTCCATCCCCTCCAGCTATGATCTCTCAGTACCTCTTCTAGGAATGGTAGAGGTATCTGCAAAAGTGAGCACTAACTTTTATGATATAGAGGCAGATTTCTTTGGTGGCAACAACACTGTCAATGAGTCCAGCTACATTGCAGGCTACAAAGTTGTTGCTAACAGCCCTTTGGAACTTCTTGCCTTTACTGTGGAAG GAACTGCACAAACTGCTCGCATCTCAGAGGACACTGCGAAGTTCGACATAATTTCTTACCTGAAGCATAAGCTTTTAGATGCAAATTTCAGCCTAATGGAAACAGTCCAAATCACAGATGCAGTGAAAACAACAGGAAAGTACAAGATTGAAGCCTTCAGCCCTCTGGGTATGCAGATGTCCATGATGTACACAACCCAGGCTTTAGTCTCTTCTGAAATCACAGGTGATGGCAGTTTAGATGGATCACTAAAAGTAGGATCAATGTCAGCTAGCACCACTGCTGTCCAAACCTTTATACTTCAACCCAAAACCAAAGAGGCAAAAGCTGAATCCACTTTCAGGGTCAGATGTCCCATTCTCCAAATTGTAAACAAGATGAAAGCTGCAGCGACCAATGGCGAACTTTCATTTGAGTCAAACTCTGACATAGTGAATGACCCAGTCCATCACACCACCAAGTTCAACATTGAACTGAGAGAAGCTCAGTTAACCATTAAGTCTGATTCTGTCACCAAAGCTAATAAGCGAAAGCTTCAAAACCAGGTAGACTTCACTGCAACGATGAAGGAAGTCACTCTCAGGATTGAGTCTCAGGCTGATGAAGGCACAAACCGAGGTTTCTCCCAGCTTGCCGGATCGCTGAACACCCAGGGACTGGAGCTCAATACTGAGGCCACTATCAGCTTCGCTGCCAACCATGCCTCCAACAAGGGCACCCTGTCATTCACCAAAGATGGCCTGACCACTAGCTGTACCACCACTGCTCAAGCCAGCTCACTGACCtttgaaaacattttctttGGTGGCATTACAACCACTGGTGCTACAATGTCTGTCTCTACCAAGGGAACAGTTCACGAGAACAGTGCTGAACTCAACGTTGAGGGAAGACTTGCAAGCTCAGAGGTATACCTAAAAAGTATGTATGAGGGTGACATTTTCAATGTCAACACTAGAAACAGGATAAATTTCAAATTGAATGAAGATGGCCTGAACCTCTCTAACAACTTGATTGCATCACATCAGGAGATGAAAATAGAAAACACAGACTCTCTGATACTTAACCTCAAATCTCTGGTCATCAGCTCTAAGTCTGACAACTTTCTGAATGAGAACAACTTTTACAAGCACAACATTGCAGTGGACATACATGATTTTATAGCGTCTTTAAATgtcaaaaatgaacttaaagtcATTGGTGTCAATTTCAACTGTGATGCACAGATGATGGCAGAGCCCTACAAAATGGAAGTTACTGGAAATCTGAAAGGGGCATTTGGTGAAGAGGAACTGAGACATACATATGAGATTACCTATGTTGACCAGACAGCCACTGCAAAGTGCAGCACCAATGGAAAACTCTTGGGCACTCAAATGACTCAGAACTCTGCGTTTGAGATTGTTGGATTTTCCACAAAGTTCAACAATGAGGTGCGCTtcatctctccctctctccgACTAGAGAGCAACATCCTCACTAAAGCAGAACCTTTTAGTATGAATGTTGTGAGCTCCTTCAACTCTGATGGAGTGCTCAACCTGTATGGGAAACACAGTGGCCAGGTGAAAAGCATGCTGCTCATTCAAGCTGAATCTAAGTCTTACTCACACAAGCATGAATGCAAGGCCTCAACCTCTCACCAGTTGAACAATGGAAACTCGATTGAAACTAACTTCGAGCATAAAATAACCAGCGCTATAACCCCTCAGCAGCAAAATTTTAACATGAATATGAAGTCTACGCTGAATGACCATGCCTTTGACCACTCCCTGGAAATCTTCAACACTCCAAAGAACATAGGTATTGCACTGAAAGACACCTTGTCCACCAACCTCTTGAACAAAGTAAATGATAATCAGGAATTTGCCATCACAAGTGCTCTGCAATATGAGAAGAACAGTGATTTTATTTACCTGCCTTTTATTGAGAAGCTGCCTGTTCTTATAAGGGAGGTTAAAAGTTCAATGCTCACTATGAAAGATCGTAGCATTGAACTGCTTCATGGCATTGATGATAAATATGATATTACAGCCACTCTTAACACCAAAGGAACTGAACTTTCACAGGTAATTGAAAATTTTGATGTAGATATGTTCTTGGATGATGTGAGACTTTTCGCCTCCTACATGACAGCTGTAGTAACGGAAATGGGCAAAAATCTACATTCTGTAAGCAACTTGATCGACAGTTTGGATCAAAGAACTGGCATTATCACCAAGATAAATGAAATCTTCAGCAAAATTGACAAGTTTTTGGCAGAATATGAGATTGAGGCAATGGTTGAGAAAATCATTGATGATGCTGTGGATTTAATGAAACAATATGAGCTAAGGGAAACAATGCAATCAGCTGCAAATTACCTAAACTCTCTTGACATAAAACCAGTATTTGAAAGAATCTTCAGACACATTAATGATCTGAAAAAACAACTAAATACCAAAGTAAATACCAAAATCAATGAAATGATTGCTTATGATTTTCACACTTTGGCTGCTGAAGTAAAGCAGATAGCCACTGACCTAATTAGAGTCCCCTGCTTTGGAATGCTGCATGGTGAGATTGAGATAAAATCCTCCGAGCACACTCTGAAGACCAATGCTGAACTCAAGAACTCCACAGACAAGATCACTGCTAACCTGAATTCTCAGTTCCAGACTCCTATTGATCTCCTGGCCTATACTTTTGATGCCACTGCTCACCTTAACATCCCTAAAATGAAAGAGCTGTCCCTGACTGAGACAGTGAAAGCCAATCACATGGCTTTCTCTCTTGATCACCATGGAATAATGTCCATCAATGGTGTTTTTGCCCAGGTATCTTCCAAGACCACAGCTAAGGCAACCACAGAACCATACACTGCTGACTTAGTGAACAATGCATTTCTGAGCACAGAGAATGGCTTCTCATGTACTTTGGAGACCTCTTACAACCACGGTGTAAACATGCCAGTGGCCAACATCTTCAGTGAAGCTACATTGACCCAAAAAGCTGCTGCTCAGCTGGAATCTGGCATATTCACTCTCACCCTTGGAAATGATGGCAAAGGAAAATACACTATCCTTGATTATTCTGATGAAGGAACTCATAAGAGTAACTTGGAGATTGTGATGAATGTGGAGTccataaaactcatctttgatggTTATACTGAGAGTAGTCTTCTCAAGATGAAGCAGAAAGTGGATGCGGAGTCCAGTGGTTTGACTCAGATTAAGTTTAATGTGCATGCAGAGACAGAAACTCCCTTCTTCAAGAGAAGCATTGCAGCAGTGAAAGGGCAGATTTGTTTGAAGCAACTAATTTTTGAGCTGAGTGGGTCTCATGATGCTGAACTGATTGGCAAGGTTGAAGGCACCATTACCAACTCAATTAACTTCAAGGCTGTGCCTTTTGAAATTATCTTTGACACCAAgaacaagaaaaacacaaagcTGATGCTTCCCTTTAAGTTGTCCAGTAAAGTTGATTTGCAAAACGATATGACTTTAATTATGAGTCCCTCCGCGCAACAGGCAAGCTGGACCGTTCTTGCTAGGTTCAATCAATATAAGTACTCTCATTATATGAGTATGGCTAATGGCGAGAAGGAAATTCAGATCTCTGCATCAGTCAATGGTGAGGCTGACTTTAATGTGCTGACCTTGCCAATTAACATTCCTAAATTGGCTATCCCATTCATCAACAAGGAAACACTGTATGTAGAGAAATTTTCTTTATGGGAGGACACAGGCCTTAAAACAATCTTGATCACACCTCAGCAGACTTTTGATATGGATGCAAAGCTTAAGTATGTGAAGAACAATGAGATGTTCAACATTCAGCCAGTCCTCAATTCTGTTATTGGGAAAATTAAAATACCCATTTTTGCAACTGCCAAAATCTCATCTGATATATATGAATGTCCTTATTTGGCCAAGATCCCTCTTCCCAgtataaataaatcaattatgATCCCTGTCATGGGAGACCTGACCTATGACTTTTCTGTGAAAACTGCTATGATCACCATGAATACCAAGGCTAAGATCCTTAATCAGGATGAACTTGCTGCCCAGTTTGAAACTCAGGCTACGTCTGAGTTTGGTGTTTTTAATGGCAAAACCAGTGGCTCTGCCACCTTTAACATGAAGTCAGGGATGAAATTGTTTACCAATCTGATTGTGGAGCATACATATTTTGAGAACAACTATAATGGACTTCTTGAAGCCAATACAGAAGTCTCAAAGGCTGTTATTTCAAATACTGCCAAAGTAAATCTGCCAGATGTGAAATTTATGCTTTACCATGAATTCACTGGAAATTCAGAAGAAGGTCTTACTGTCTCTGTATCTTCCCCATCTGCTGGACTCCTTGGTCTTCAGCTACAGAGCAAGAACTTATTCCACCATACAGGAAGACTTTTTGGTGCAAACCCA TCTGAGGATAATGTGGACATTCTGAAGGTTGACTTTGTGATAAAGAACTCTAACAAACTGAGCTTCCAGACACAGTGGAACCAGGAGCTCCCTAGTCAGATTCTTTTGTGGCTGAAGGAGAAAGTTGCTTCATTAAAAGATTTGAAAGACACAATAACATATTACATTACTGCATTTTACAATGGCATCAGCAAGAAGTATGAGAAGCTAGAGAGTACCATTGATCACATCAAGGATCAAGGTAAAGTCATGTACAAGAGAGCAGCTGAAAAGATTGCTGCTGCTGACCTCGCAGGAATCAGCAGTAAGATTTCAGACAACATTGTAATGATCCTAAGAGCATACCAGAAGAATATTCAAGCCCTGCTGGAAGCAGCCATTTCATTTATGAGGGACACCCAGTTCCAGCTTCCTGGACACTTTGAGAAACTCTCTGGACTTGAGGTCTACAATAAAATCAGTGTCTTCATTTTTGATGTCATTGAGGAGGCCATCACAAGGGTGCCAGAGATTTTTACCTCATATACTAAAGCTGTCATTGAACATATTAGAGAAGTAGAAGTCACAATTCCTGGGTCTACCCATATTATCACTGGAAGAGATATGTTGGATGAATTCCATGTTGCATTTCAGAAGATCCAAAGCCAAATAATCACCATTGTGAAGGGTCTAAGAGATGTTAGCTTTGAGACCATTTTGCAGAAGCTGTCTGAAATCCTGAAATTAAGTGTGGGGAAAGCAGAGGAGCTCCTTAACACGATCAAATTTCAAGACCTCGACAAGCTTTCATCCTGGATCTCTAAAGTCTTTTCTGATGCTGTCAATTCCAGTATCCTTAATGAAATAACTGAGCAGGCTGAGAAGTCCAGGACAATTATTGAAGACTACTATAAAACTTTCAAAGCCATGGCCCAGGACATTTTTGCTGAGATGACCATTGAGCAACTGACTGAAGACATCCAGGCTTGGGTTGAATCTATAATAAACCGGCTGGAAGTTCTCATGAACCAAATTACTGAGACCCTCAAAGATGCCATCAAGAACATCCAGTTTTATGTCAGAGTAAGTGACACAGAGATGGACGTTGACATTCCTCTTCCATTCATATGGGATTTCTTCAGTAGAATGATTTCTTATCCTTGTATCAAGACACTAATTAGCTAA